The Serratia rhizosphaerae genome has a segment encoding these proteins:
- a CDS encoding SpoVR family protein, producing the protein MTTSTHDQIMDEKRLSDGPDWTFELLQVYLEQIDRVAKHYKLDTYPHQIEVITSEQMMDAYSSVGMPINYTHWSFGKKFIETEQLYKHGQQGLAYEIVINSNPCIAYLMEENTITMQALVMAHACYGHNSFFKNNYLFRSWTDASSIVDYLLFARHYISECEERYGVEEVEKLLDSCHALMNYGVDRYKRPQKISLQEEKARQKSREEYLQSQVNSLWKTLPRVEREDAPEQERRYPSEPQENILYFMEKNAPLLEPWQREILRIVRKVSQYFYPQKQTQVMNEGWATFWHYTILNHLYDEGRVSERFMLEFLHSHTNVVYQPPYNSPYYNGINPYALGFAMFQDIKRICQSPTEEDRYWFPDFAGKDWLETLHFAMRDFKDESFISQFLSPKLMRDFRLFTVLDDDRNNYLEISAIHNEAGYRAIRQELSAQYNLSNHEPNIQVWNVDLRGDRSLTLRYVPQERAPLDKSRREVMKHVYRLWGFDVILEQQNEDGSVELLERCPPRPSAL; encoded by the coding sequence ATGACAACTTCAACACATGATCAAATTATGGATGAAAAACGTCTGAGCGATGGACCAGACTGGACGTTTGAGCTGCTGCAGGTCTATCTGGAGCAGATCGACCGCGTCGCCAAACACTACAAACTGGATACCTATCCGCACCAAATCGAGGTCATCACCTCTGAACAGATGATGGATGCATACTCCAGCGTCGGGATGCCGATTAACTACACACACTGGTCATTCGGTAAAAAATTTATCGAGACCGAGCAGCTCTATAAACATGGGCAACAGGGACTGGCCTATGAAATCGTCATCAATTCCAACCCGTGTATCGCTTACCTGATGGAAGAAAACACCATCACCATGCAGGCGCTGGTGATGGCGCATGCCTGCTATGGGCACAACTCATTCTTCAAGAACAACTACCTGTTCCGCAGCTGGACCGACGCCAGCTCCATCGTCGATTACCTGCTGTTCGCCCGCCATTACATCAGCGAATGTGAAGAACGCTACGGCGTAGAAGAAGTGGAGAAGCTGCTCGACTCCTGCCACGCGCTGATGAATTACGGCGTAGACCGCTATAAACGTCCGCAAAAGATTTCGCTGCAGGAAGAAAAAGCCCGCCAAAAAAGCCGGGAAGAGTATCTGCAAAGCCAGGTGAACTCACTGTGGAAAACGCTGCCGCGCGTCGAACGCGAAGACGCACCGGAGCAAGAACGTCGTTACCCCAGCGAGCCGCAGGAAAATATTCTCTACTTTATGGAAAAAAACGCCCCGCTGCTGGAGCCGTGGCAACGGGAAATCCTGCGCATTGTGCGCAAGGTCAGCCAGTATTTCTACCCGCAAAAGCAGACGCAGGTGATGAACGAAGGCTGGGCCACCTTCTGGCATTACACCATACTCAACCATCTGTATGACGAAGGCCGCGTCAGCGAACGCTTTATGCTGGAGTTCCTGCACAGCCACACCAACGTGGTGTATCAGCCGCCTTACAATAGCCCCTATTACAACGGCATTAACCCGTATGCGCTGGGCTTCGCCATGTTCCAGGATATCAAGCGCATCTGTCAGTCGCCGACGGAAGAAGATCGCTACTGGTTCCCGGACTTTGCCGGCAAAGACTGGCTGGAAACGCTGCATTTCGCCATGCGCGACTTTAAGGACGAAAGCTTTATCAGCCAGTTCCTGTCGCCGAAACTGATGCGCGACTTCCGCCTGTTCACCGTGCTGGATGACGACCGTAACAACTATCTGGAGATTTCGGCCATCCACAATGAGGCGGGATATCGGGCGATTCGCCAAGAGCTGTCGGCACAGTACAACCTGAGCAATCACGAACCCAACATCCAGGTCTGGAACGTTGATCTGCGCGGCGACCGTTCATTGACGTTGCGCTATGTGCCACAGGAACGCGCGCCGCTGGATAAAAGCCGCCGCGAGGTGATGAAACATGTGTACCGGCTGTGGGGGTTCGACGTGATTCTGGAACAGCAAAACGAAGACGGCAGCGTCGAACTGCTGGAACGCTGTCCTCCGCGCCCCAGCGCGCTATAA
- the nhaB gene encoding sodium/proton antiporter NhaB → MEMTARSAVVKNFLGQSPDWYKLTILIFLVINPLVFFLISPFAAGWLLVAEFIFTLAMALKCYPLQPGGLLALEAVAIGMTSPAHVGEEIANNIEVLLLLIFMVAGIYFMKQLLLFVFTKLLLNIRSKMLLSLAFCLAAAVLSAFLDALTVVAVVISVASGFYSIYHNVASNQPEDAHNVNDDSGIDGDDRKQTLEQFRAFLRSLLMHAGVGTALGGVMTMVGEPQNLIIAKSAGWGFIDFFLRMAPVTLPVFVCGLAVCLLVERFGVFGYGAQLPERVREVLTEFDRQASAKRNRQEKVKLVVQALIGIWLVAALALHLAEVGLIGLSVIILATSLCGVTDEHAIGKAFQEALPFTALLTVFFTVVAVIIEQHLFSPVIAFVLQAEPSAQLMLFYVFNGLLSAVSDNVFVGTVYINEAKAALTSGAISLKQFEMLAVAINTGTNLPSVATPNGQAAFLFLLTSALAPLVRLSYGRMVWMALPYTIVLALVGLLCVEFTLAPVTDLLTQWHWLSLPHLEAAGH, encoded by the coding sequence ATGGAAATGACAGCACGCAGCGCCGTTGTGAAAAATTTTCTCGGCCAATCCCCTGACTGGTATAAATTAACCATCCTGATATTTTTGGTTATCAATCCGCTGGTCTTTTTCCTGATAAGCCCCTTCGCTGCCGGCTGGCTGCTGGTCGCGGAGTTCATCTTCACCCTGGCGATGGCGCTCAAGTGCTACCCGCTACAGCCCGGCGGCCTGCTGGCGCTGGAGGCGGTAGCTATCGGCATGACCAGCCCGGCGCACGTCGGTGAAGAGATCGCCAACAATATTGAAGTGCTGCTGCTGCTGATCTTTATGGTGGCCGGCATCTACTTTATGAAACAGCTGCTGCTGTTCGTATTTACCAAGCTGCTGCTGAATATCCGCTCCAAAATGCTGCTGTCGCTGGCGTTCTGTCTGGCAGCGGCGGTGCTCTCGGCGTTTCTTGACGCCCTGACGGTCGTCGCCGTGGTGATTAGCGTCGCCAGCGGTTTTTATTCTATCTACCACAATGTCGCCTCCAACCAGCCGGAAGACGCACATAACGTGAACGACGACAGCGGCATCGACGGCGATGACCGCAAACAGACGCTGGAACAATTCCGCGCCTTTCTGCGCAGCCTGCTGATGCACGCCGGCGTCGGCACCGCGCTCGGCGGCGTGATGACCATGGTCGGCGAACCGCAGAACCTGATTATCGCCAAAAGCGCCGGCTGGGGCTTTATTGATTTCTTCCTGCGCATGGCGCCGGTCACCCTGCCGGTCTTTGTATGCGGCCTGGCGGTGTGTCTGCTGGTGGAGCGCTTTGGCGTTTTCGGCTATGGTGCGCAACTGCCTGAGCGCGTGCGCGAAGTATTGACCGAGTTTGACCGCCAGGCCAGCGCCAAGCGCAACCGCCAGGAAAAAGTCAAACTGGTGGTGCAGGCGCTGATCGGCATCTGGCTGGTGGCGGCGCTGGCTCTGCATCTGGCGGAGGTCGGTCTGATTGGCCTGTCGGTCATTATTCTCGCCACCTCGCTGTGCGGCGTAACCGACGAACATGCCATCGGCAAGGCCTTCCAGGAAGCCCTGCCGTTCACCGCCCTGCTGACGGTATTTTTCACCGTGGTGGCCGTAATCATCGAGCAGCATCTGTTTAGTCCGGTTATCGCGTTTGTGCTGCAGGCCGAGCCGTCGGCGCAGCTGATGCTGTTCTACGTGTTTAACGGCCTGCTGTCGGCGGTTTCCGATAACGTCTTTGTCGGCACGGTCTATATCAACGAAGCCAAAGCCGCCCTCACCAGCGGCGCCATTTCGCTGAAGCAGTTTGAAATGCTGGCGGTGGCGATCAACACCGGCACCAACCTGCCTTCGGTCGCTACGCCAAACGGACAGGCGGCGTTTCTGTTCCTGCTGACCTCGGCGCTGGCGCCGCTGGTGCGCCTTTCCTATGGACGCATGGTCTGGATGGCGCTGCCATATACCATCGTTCTGGCGCTGGTCGGCCTGCTGTGCGTTGAGTTTACCCTGGCCCCCGTAACCGATCTGCTGACGCAGTGGCACTGGCTCTCGCTGCCGCATCTGGAGGCTGCGGGGCACTGA
- the fadR gene encoding fatty acid metabolism transcriptional regulator FadR — translation MVIKAQSPAGFAEEYIIESIWNNRFPPGSILPAERELSELIGVTRTTLREVLQRLARDGWLTIQHGKPTKVNNFWETSGLNILETLARLDHNSVPQLIDNLLSVRTNIASIFIRSAVRNHPEEAQAVLAKASEVEDQAEAFNTLDYEIFRGLAFVSGNPIYGLIFNGLKGLYTRVGRYYFSNPEARKLARTFYSKLSMLCHEKMYDQVMDTVRNYGKESGAIWQSMQGTMPSDLTEVRR, via the coding sequence ATGGTCATTAAGGCACAGAGTCCAGCCGGTTTTGCGGAAGAGTACATTATTGAAAGTATTTGGAATAATCGCTTCCCTCCTGGCTCTATTTTGCCCGCGGAGCGTGAGCTATCTGAACTGATAGGCGTCACGCGCACCACGTTACGCGAGGTTTTACAGCGTTTGGCGCGCGATGGCTGGCTGACGATTCAGCACGGCAAACCGACCAAAGTGAATAACTTTTGGGAAACATCCGGCCTCAACATTCTGGAAACGCTGGCGCGCCTCGATCATAACAGCGTCCCGCAGTTGATCGATAATTTATTGTCGGTGCGCACCAATATTGCCTCTATCTTTATCCGCTCTGCGGTGCGCAACCACCCTGAGGAAGCGCAGGCCGTCCTGGCGAAGGCGTCGGAGGTTGAAGATCAGGCCGAGGCGTTCAATACGCTGGATTATGAAATTTTCCGCGGTCTGGCCTTTGTGTCCGGCAATCCGATTTACGGGCTGATTTTCAACGGCCTGAAAGGGCTGTATACCCGCGTTGGCCGCTACTACTTCTCCAACCCGGAAGCGCGCAAGCTGGCACGTACGTTCTACAGCAAACTGTCGATGCTGTGCCATGAGAAAATGTACGACCAGGTGATGGATACGGTGCGTAATTATGGCAAGGAGAGCGGCGCGATCTGGCAGAGTATGCAAGGTACCATGCCGAGCGATCTGACCGAAGTGCGTCGTTAA
- a CDS encoding D-amino acid dehydrogenase, with protein MRVLILGSGVVGVASAWYLAKAGHEVTVVDRQPGPALETSAANAGQISPGYAAPWAAPGVPLKAIKWMFQRHAPLAIRLDGTGFQINWMWQMLKNCNTSHYATNKGRMVRLAEYSRDCIKALRQETGIEYEGRQRGTLQLFRSQQQFENAAKDIAVLEDAGVPYKLLESSQLATAEPALAQVAHKLTGGLQLPNDETGDCQLFTQRLAKMAEQAGVTFLYDQHVDRLLVDGDKITGVQCGAQTLTADSYVVAFGSYSTALLRGLVAIPVYPLKGYSLTIPITDEAAAPYSTVLDETYKVAITRFDQRIRVGGMAEIVGFNTELEQKRRETLEMVVRDLYPNGGQVEQATFWTGLRPMTPDGTPIVGRTSLKNLYLNTGHGTLGWTMACGSGQLLADLISGITPAIPFDDLSVARYSGGVTHSRRAPLNDVHPAR; from the coding sequence ATGCGAGTGTTGATTTTAGGTAGTGGAGTGGTTGGCGTAGCCAGCGCCTGGTATCTGGCGAAAGCCGGGCATGAAGTGACGGTGGTCGATCGTCAACCGGGGCCGGCGCTGGAAACCAGCGCCGCCAACGCCGGTCAGATCTCGCCGGGTTATGCTGCGCCATGGGCCGCGCCCGGCGTACCGCTGAAGGCCATCAAATGGATGTTCCAGCGCCACGCGCCGCTGGCTATCCGCCTGGACGGTACCGGTTTTCAGATCAACTGGATGTGGCAGATGCTGAAAAACTGCAACACGTCCCATTATGCCACCAACAAAGGGCGGATGGTGCGTCTGGCGGAGTACAGCCGCGACTGCATCAAGGCGCTGCGTCAGGAAACCGGCATTGAATACGAAGGGCGCCAGCGCGGCACGTTGCAACTGTTTCGTTCACAGCAGCAGTTTGAGAATGCGGCGAAAGATATTGCGGTATTGGAAGACGCCGGCGTGCCTTACAAACTGCTGGAGTCCAGCCAGTTGGCCACGGCGGAGCCGGCTTTGGCGCAGGTGGCGCACAAGTTGACCGGCGGTCTGCAACTGCCGAATGATGAAACCGGCGATTGCCAGCTGTTTACCCAGCGTTTGGCCAAGATGGCGGAACAGGCGGGCGTGACCTTCCTGTATGACCAGCATGTTGACCGTTTGCTGGTGGACGGCGATAAAATCACCGGCGTACAGTGCGGTGCGCAGACCCTGACGGCGGACAGCTATGTGGTGGCTTTCGGCTCTTATTCGACCGCGCTGTTGCGCGGGCTGGTGGCGATTCCGGTTTATCCGCTGAAAGGCTACTCGCTGACTATCCCGATTACCGATGAGGCGGCGGCGCCGTACTCAACGGTGCTGGATGAAACCTATAAAGTCGCTATTACCCGCTTTGACCAGCGCATTCGCGTTGGTGGTATGGCGGAAATCGTCGGCTTTAATACCGAACTGGAGCAGAAGCGACGTGAGACGCTGGAGATGGTGGTGCGCGATCTGTATCCCAACGGCGGTCAGGTTGAACAGGCGACATTCTGGACCGGCCTGCGGCCGATGACGCCGGATGGTACGCCGATTGTCGGCCGCACCTCATTGAAGAACCTGTACCTCAATACCGGCCATGGTACGCTGGGGTGGACGATGGCCTGCGGTTCCGGCCAGCTGCTTGCCGACCTGATCTCCGGCATCACGCCGGCGATCCCATTTGACGATCTCTCCGTGGCGCGTTACAGCGGTGGTGTGACCCATTCGCGGCGTGCACCGCTGAACGACGTGCATCCGGCACGTTAA
- the dsbB gene encoding disulfide bond formation protein DsbB, with translation MLRFFKRCSQGRRAWLLMAITALALELAALYFQHVMLLQPCVMCIYERCALFGILGASLLGAMAPKTPLRYAAILLWIYSAWEGLQLAWKHTMIMLHPSPFNTCDFFVSFPAWLPLDKWMPAVFHASGDCSVRQWQFLTLEMPQWLVGIFAAYLLVAVIVLLSQAGRSRQQS, from the coding sequence ATGTTGCGATTCTTTAAGCGCTGCTCACAAGGACGCCGCGCCTGGCTGTTGATGGCTATCACCGCGCTGGCGCTGGAATTGGCTGCGCTCTATTTCCAGCACGTTATGCTGCTGCAACCTTGCGTGATGTGTATTTATGAGCGCTGCGCGCTGTTTGGCATTCTGGGCGCCTCTCTGTTAGGGGCAATGGCACCGAAAACGCCACTGCGCTACGCCGCCATCCTGCTGTGGATCTACAGCGCCTGGGAAGGGCTGCAGCTGGCGTGGAAGCACACCATGATTATGCTGCACCCTTCACCGTTCAATACCTGTGACTTTTTCGTCAGTTTCCCTGCCTGGCTGCCGCTGGACAAGTGGATGCCGGCCGTATTTCATGCCTCCGGAGACTGTTCGGTACGCCAATGGCAGTTCCTGACGCTGGAAATGCCGCAGTGGCTGGTCGGTATCTTTGCCGCCTACCTGCTGGTCGCCGTAATCGTGCTACTCAGCCAGGCGGGGCGTTCACGTCAACAAAGTTGA